In the Pseudochaenichthys georgianus chromosome 1, fPseGeo1.2, whole genome shotgun sequence genome, one interval contains:
- the ftr84 gene encoding tripartite motif-containing protein 16, producing MAESGFPLPPEDFCALCADTLRDPVTIPCGDTYCLECITVYWDQFDHMGVYRCPQCRATYTPRPALKQNLPNVNQETQRQLPELTPFPYMQRESFCDFCVGHRKKAVKSCLMCLAYYCETHVKPHYESSTFKRHKLVDEMGHLDRKICPQHEKGLELFCRTDQMCICVLCTVREHRSHNITSAEEERNEKQKVLVVTQSEVQYIIQERMKELQELKHNVEVLKSGAQRAQAESDKTFHEMLQAVERWKAEIHQMITANMQSAMSQAEGYVDRLEQEIQELQRRGAELRQILETEDNIHFLQNFPTLCIPPEAMVPKVLINPQFSFGEMSKTATEMKEHLDNICKKELSKISKTVSETPVYILLPRNGDKRLKVPSRVDFQEPKTRMDFLRYTCKMSFDPNTVYKELVLSEGNQKVMRKKAVQFHPDHLERFDGYSQVLCKEPFTGFRFYWEAEWSGEFSIGVAYKSISRKGKNSHSLLGYNDKSWSLLCSDSGYSAWHNKVNRDLPEAPRGTRIGVYLDYAGNTVAFYSVSETMALIHRFKAQFSEPLYAGFGVGSSVTLCQQKKKAKPY from the exons ATGGCTGAGTCTGGTTTCCCTTTACCACCAGAGGATTTCTGTGCGCTGTGTGCGGACACACTAAGAGACCCGGTCACCATCCCCTGTGGAGACACCTACTGCCTGGAGTGCATCACGGTCTACTGGGACCAGTTTGACCACATGGGTGTGTACAGGTGCCCACAGTGTCGCGCCACCTATACACCACGGCCTGCGCTTAAACAAAATCTTCCCAACGTGAACCAAGAGACACAACGCCAGCTCCCGGAGCTCACTCCTTTCCCCTACATGCAACGAGAATCTTTCTGCGATTTCTGTGTCGGCCATCGCAAAAAGGCTGTTAAGTCTTGCCTCATGTGCTTGGCCTATTATTGTGAAACTCATGTCAAGCCACATTACGAGTCATCCACCTTCAAGAGACACAAGCTGGTCGATGAGATGGGCCACCTGGACAGGAAAATATGCCCCCAGCATGAGAAAGGCCTCGAGCTGTTCTGTCGCACGGACCAAATGTGTATCTGTGTGCTGTGTACGGTCAGAGAGCACCGGAGCCACAACATTACCTCAGCAGAAGAAGAGCGCAACGAAAAACAA AAAGTCCTGGTGGTCACCCAGTCTGAGGTCCAGTACATCATTCAGGAGAGGATGAAGGAGTTGCAGGAGCTCAAACATAATGTGGAAGTTCTCAAA AGTGGTGCCCAGCGAGCACAGGCAGAAAGTGATAAGACCTTTCATGAAATGCTGCAGGCGGTGGAGCGCTGGAAGGCTGAAATCCACCAGATGATAACAGCCAACATGCAGTCTGCGATGTCGCAGGCTGAGGGCTACGTGGACCGCCTGGAGCAGGAGATCCAGGAGCTACAGCGCAGAGGCGCAGAGCTCCGGCAGATCCTCGAAACAGAGGACAACATTCACTTTCTGCAG AATTTTCCGACTCTGTGCATTCCTCCTGAAGCCATGGTGCCCAAAGTGCTCATCAACCCTCAGTTCTCCTTTGGAGAGATGAGCAAGACGGCCACGGAGATGAAGGAACATCTGGACAACATCTGTAAGAAGGAATTGAGCAAAATCTccaaaacag TTAGTGAAACCCCAGTGTACATACTTTTGCCAAGAAATGGAGACAAACGACTCAAAG TTCCTTCCAGAGTTGATTTTCAGGAGCCAAAAACCAGGATGGACTTCTTAAGAT ACACCTGCAAGATGTCCTTTGATCCAAACACGGTCTATAAAGAGCTGGTCCTGTCCGAGGGCAACCAGAAGGTCATGCGGAAGAAAGCAGTCCAGTTTCACCCGGATCATCTAGAACGCTTTGATGGTTACTCGCAGGTGTTGTGCAAGGAGCCTTTTACTGGTTTCAGGTTTTACTGGGAGGCAGAGTGGAGTGGCGAGTTTTCCATCGGGGTGGCCTACAAGAGCATCAGTCGCAAAGGGAAGAACTCGCACAGCCTGCTGGGCTACAACGACAAGTCCTGGAGTCTCCTCTGCTCCGATTCAGGCTACTCTGCCTGGCACAACAAAGTAAACAGAGACCTTCCTGAAGCTCCCAGAGGCACACGGATTGGTGTGTACCTGGATTATGCCGGAAACACTGTGGCCTTTTACTCGGTATCAGAGACCATGGCACTGATCCACAGATTCAAAGCTCAGTTCAGTGAGCCTTTGTATGCTGGTTTTGGTGTGGGCTCGTCTGTAACCCTCTGCCAGCAAAAGAAAAAGGCAAAGCCTTACTAA
- the tppp2 gene encoding tubulin polymerization-promoting protein family member 2 yields MAEGTVSVAEVETAFQKFAVHGDSKATGKEMNGKNFVKLCKDCKIIDGKNVTTTDVDIVFSKNKAKSARVITFEQFNQALTELAPKRFKGKSKEESLQQLYSLIVGKEPANIGVTKVAKAAAVDRLTDTTKYTGAHKERFDESGKGKGKVGRADDPDDSGYVGAYKGSGSYDEKVKDA; encoded by the exons ATGGCTGAGGGCACAGTGTCAGTAGCAGAGGTGGAGACCGCCTTCCAGAAGTTTGCGGTCCATGGAGACAGTAAGGCCACAGGGAAGGAGATGAACGGCAAAAACTTTGTTAAGCTCTGCAAGGACTGCAAAATCATCGATGGCAAGAACGTCACCACTACAGATGTTGACATCGTTTTCAGCAAAAACAA GGCCAAGTCAGCTCGGGTAATCACATTTGAGCAGTTCAACCAGGCCCTGACAGAGTTGGCTCCCAAACGTTTTAAAGGGAAGAGCAAAGAGGAGTCACTTCAGCAGCTCTATAGTCTCATTGTTGGCAAGGAGCCTGCGAACATCGGAGTCACT AAAGTGGCAAAGGCAGCAGCAGTGGACAGACTGACCGACACCACAAAGTACACTGGAGCTCACAAGGAGCGGTTTGACGAGTCAGGCAAAGGAAAAGGAAAGGTCGGGCGCGCGGACGACCCAGACGACAGTGGCTACGTGGGGGCCTACAAGGGCAGCGGCAGTTATGATGAAAAAGTGAAGGACGCATAA